In Bacillus carboniphilus, the following are encoded in one genomic region:
- a CDS encoding ATP-binding protein, producing the protein MVNYLKDFLLTIFFIFSPLVFYPYIYKYKNNLILYRFLILLLFSVIIVTIMSLPINIEGVVYDFRSIPVIVGSLYGGPIVSSILFSVIVVYRWVLGNPNTILYIVSLLPTIVIVFFCLRKFIQLNMYSRILLAVVLCTIMKMLTITIYLTILHNLDMVFNNLVETLQTYFVQALIVGICVYLVEFLNKYFYIQDEVYKSERIKLVSEMAASVAHEIRNPLTSVRGFIQLLAAENVDSTKKEYYQKICLEELERADHIISDYLSLAKSEPEIIEKINVKDEIEYLSHVLLTYATYNNIEIQTVISEDQDFLTMGDKFRLRQAFINIGKNAIEAMENGGMLEIKVSRKSQSVEIVISDTGIGMTPEQISRLGTPYYSTKEKGTGLGTMVSFSIIKKLGGKIDINSEVNKGTTYTFTFPAVVS; encoded by the coding sequence TTTCAGTGATCATCGTGACGATCATGTCCCTTCCTATCAATATAGAAGGCGTCGTCTATGATTTTCGCTCCATTCCAGTTATCGTTGGCTCTCTTTATGGTGGCCCGATTGTCTCTTCTATTTTATTTTCAGTGATAGTGGTTTACAGATGGGTTCTTGGGAATCCGAATACGATCCTTTACATTGTTTCGTTACTTCCTACTATTGTGATTGTTTTCTTTTGTCTAAGAAAGTTCATTCAGCTAAATATGTATTCAAGAATATTGCTTGCTGTGGTCTTATGTACCATCATGAAAATGTTAACGATTACGATTTATTTAACAATCTTGCATAACCTTGATATGGTCTTCAATAACTTGGTTGAAACACTTCAGACATACTTCGTCCAAGCACTGATTGTTGGAATATGTGTATATTTGGTCGAGTTTTTAAACAAATATTTTTACATCCAAGATGAAGTTTATAAAAGTGAACGAATCAAATTAGTAAGTGAAATGGCTGCATCGGTTGCACATGAAATTCGAAACCCACTTACTTCTGTAAGGGGATTCATTCAGCTATTAGCTGCAGAGAATGTGGATTCTACAAAGAAAGAATATTACCAAAAGATTTGTTTAGAAGAACTTGAGCGAGCCGACCATATTATTTCGGATTACCTTTCGCTTGCCAAATCAGAACCGGAAATAATTGAAAAGATAAATGTTAAGGATGAAATTGAATACCTTTCCCACGTACTGTTGACTTATGCAACTTACAATAATATAGAGATACAAACAGTGATTTCTGAAGACCAAGATTTCCTTACTATGGGAGACAAATTTAGACTCAGACAGGCCTTTATTAACATCGGGAAGAATGCGATTGAAGCCATGGAAAATGGGGGAATGCTAGAAATCAAGGTAAGTAGGAAATCTCAAAGTGTAGAAATTGTGATTAGTGATACAGGGATTGGTATGACTCCTGAGCAAATAAGTCGACTTGGAACACCGTACTATTCTACAAAGGAAAAAGGGACAGGCTTAGGAACAATGGTATCCTTTTCTATTATTAAGAAGTTGGGTGGTAAAATAGATATAAATAGTGAAGTTAACAAGGGAACAACCTATACCTTTACTTTTCCGGCGGTCGTATCATAA
- the hemG gene encoding protoporphyrinogen oxidase, with the protein MKTVLVIGGGITGLSTMFKLHKWKKETQTDVKLILAEASSNLGGKIRTVKEQGFIMEAGADSIVSRKAQSMTFIEELGLDSELVYNATGRSFIYTNGQLKPIPSDAVFGIPMSVESLAKTTLVSAEGKVEALKDLYTPNETFSKEDSVGEFLEYFFGQEFVGKQIAPVLSGVYSGKLSDLTIASTLPYLIDYKDKYGSIIKGFEANKEKFQSGSGKKFFSFKNGLSTLIDAYEKQMEGAEIYKDFQADRLEKVGDGYRVAFSNGESIEADHVILSVPHTVTEKLLDEADLSSEFAQFKSSSLISVYVAFDVPDSILPEEGTGFITANTDELSCNACTWTSRKWEHTSESGNLLVRLFYKSSHPSYERLKEMGEEKLLEVALQDVKKSLGIEATPTTSEVTKWIDNMPNYQITHPKTVASIEEKLAKSYPGVWIAGCSYYGVGIPDCIENGETTAKKVISQL; encoded by the coding sequence GTGAAAACAGTACTAGTCATTGGTGGGGGAATCACTGGTTTGTCTACCATGTTTAAGCTGCATAAATGGAAAAAAGAAACTCAAACAGACGTAAAACTAATACTTGCAGAAGCATCATCAAATTTAGGTGGGAAAATTCGGACTGTAAAAGAACAGGGATTTATCATGGAAGCGGGAGCTGACTCTATTGTCTCTAGGAAAGCTCAATCCATGACTTTTATAGAAGAACTAGGTTTGGATTCGGAGCTAGTCTATAACGCAACCGGTCGTTCATTTATCTATACAAACGGTCAGTTAAAACCAATACCATCTGATGCTGTCTTTGGAATCCCAATGAGCGTGGAATCTTTAGCTAAAACGACGCTAGTTTCAGCAGAAGGAAAAGTCGAAGCACTAAAGGATTTATATACACCAAATGAAACGTTCAGTAAAGAAGACTCAGTTGGAGAATTTCTAGAATACTTTTTTGGTCAAGAGTTCGTCGGAAAACAGATTGCACCTGTTCTATCTGGGGTCTACTCCGGAAAGCTAAGTGATCTTACCATTGCCTCAACCCTCCCGTACTTAATTGATTACAAAGATAAATATGGAAGTATCATTAAAGGATTTGAAGCGAATAAGGAAAAATTTCAAAGTGGTAGCGGTAAGAAGTTTTTCTCCTTTAAAAATGGTTTAAGTACCCTCATTGATGCTTATGAAAAGCAAATGGAAGGGGCAGAGATCTATAAAGATTTCCAAGCGGACAGGCTAGAAAAAGTCGGAGATGGTTACCGTGTAGCTTTTTCAAACGGAGAATCTATAGAGGCAGACCATGTGATCCTTAGTGTTCCTCATACAGTAACGGAAAAATTGTTGGATGAAGCAGACCTTTCAAGTGAATTTGCTCAGTTCAAAAGCAGCTCGTTAATTAGTGTGTACGTTGCGTTTGATGTACCAGACAGTATTCTCCCAGAAGAAGGAACGGGCTTTATAACGGCTAACACAGATGAACTGTCCTGTAACGCTTGTACATGGACGAGTAGGAAGTGGGAGCACACCTCTGAAAGTGGGAACCTGTTAGTACGTCTATTTTATAAAAGCAGCCACCCATCTTATGAGCGCTTGAAAGAAATGGGTGAGGAGAAACTCCTTGAAGTCGCTCTGCAGGATGTGAAGAAAAGCTTGGGAATTGAAGCAACACCCACAACAAGTGAAGTCACAAAATGGATAGATAACATGCCAAACTATCAAATTACACATCCTAAGACGGTAGCCTCAATTGAAGAAAAGCTTGCAAAATCCTATCCAGGCGTTTGGATTGCAGGTTGTTCATACTATGGAGTTGGGATTCCGGATTGTATTGAAAATGGTGAAACAACTGCTAAAAAGGTGATTAGTCAATTATAA
- a CDS encoding HNH endonuclease: MGVFRGIGKVVNTVGGGIATGGVKMLSKVVSKKNEQWGQYIGEVGTGIVEGSKAAIDSVGQFADGTVQGTYGLLRKDEHHKQRGWTDMKDSTGRTLKGFGQGIKYTVKSAGITLDGIRRSDQEQILEGVKNLGKVAAVTTFAVGVIDIIDGPNTTLADTRNGHLNGLEHPETGIPFMERTIELQNGETVTGTFPVFDSHFSAVLAEEMYLKNDATHFAIANDALFQSIHENPSLARELELSSIDLHNLESGRTPEGYVWHHHEQPGVLQLVNEDTHLNTGHTGGREIWGGGNNFR; encoded by the coding sequence TGCTAAGTAAGGTAGTTTCGAAAAAGAATGAACAGTGGGGCCAATACATAGGTGAGGTCGGGACTGGGATTGTTGAAGGTTCTAAAGCAGCCATTGATAGTGTTGGACAGTTCGCAGATGGAACGGTTCAAGGAACATATGGACTGCTTAGAAAAGACGAGCATCATAAACAACGTGGCTGGACTGACATGAAAGACTCAACAGGTAGAACACTAAAGGGATTCGGTCAGGGAATCAAATATACTGTTAAAAGTGCAGGAATTACTTTAGATGGGATTCGAAGGTCCGATCAAGAACAAATCCTTGAAGGTGTTAAAAATCTTGGAAAAGTAGCCGCTGTTACAACCTTTGCTGTGGGAGTTATTGATATCATTGATGGTCCTAACACTACACTGGCAGACACCAGAAATGGTCATTTAAATGGATTAGAACACCCTGAAACAGGGATTCCTTTTATGGAGAGAACTATTGAACTCCAAAATGGAGAAACCGTTACTGGAACATTCCCTGTTTTTGACTCGCACTTCAGCGCCGTTTTAGCTGAAGAAATGTATCTAAAAAATGACGCTACTCACTTTGCCATTGCGAATGACGCACTGTTCCAGTCCATTCATGAAAACCCTAGTCTTGCCAGAGAACTAGAACTCTCTTCAATAGATTTACATAATCTTGAATCCGGCCGTACTCCGGAAGGATACGTTTGGCATCATCATGAACAACCAGGAGTTCTTCAGTTAGTTAATGAAGATACTCACCTGAATACTGGTCATACGGGTGGTAGAGAAATTTGGGGTGGAGGGAATAATTTCAGATAA